CTAGAGAGTTTTTCGTAAACGATTACAGATTTAACATCGTGGGATCGAGGCAATTTCTGTTGGAATAGGACATGAGACTGATGGTGGAATCATAGTCACAACatttattcaaagaaagagtTTCTGATTGCTCAACTGAATTTTTCTCCTCTTAGCATTTCAATGTTACCTACACAATCATGTATAGCTTGAGAAAGTTCACAACAAAGAGCAATTTCATGCAGAGGCTACGGAGCTGGCAGCACTTGGAACGACACGCAGCGCTTGCTCGGTTGGAAGATAGCAGATCGGTCCTCCTTGAAAATGTGAGCCAATATCAAGGAAGGCCTCTCGACGTGGTGCGAGAATTAAACGCGTGTTTCAGCGACCGAAAAATGGTGTTCAACAAGATCAAATCGAGAgatcaaaaggagaaaagaaacgACAATCCGGCCGACCTCAAGCCTCACAAAAGGCCGGGACTAGGCTTCATCGCCTGTTGCTTTAAGCTACTGCTCAGTCCATGGAAATGGCAGGAGGCCGTCGGGATTGCAGTGAAACTAGTCGTTGTCTCCGCTAGCATTTCGTCAACGATGTCTTTCATAAGTTGCAAGCAGCAGAAATGGAGTTCCAGTAAAGAATTTGTGTCACTGAGGGACCCAACAGAAGGAGGGAAAGATGGCAGTTTGGTAGGCATTTCAAAGAGGCCTCTGCATGTTTTGAATGGCAGGGGATGACTGCGTGGCTACTAATTCATTAATTCATTGAATGCATCGAGCTTATAGCTTCTGTTTTTGTCCTAGAAAATATCTTTTCTACAGTTTTCAAGGATGCATGGTGTGTGATCTGATAATGATACTCTGTTGTATAAAATACCGGGGCAAGAATCCTTTATGAAAtaaacggattttttttttccgctttATTTCCTCAAAACCAGAGAAATGGGTGGATTTAGGATatatttggttcggttttttgaTGGGCTTAGTTGAGGAACGTAAAAGCCTTTCGAAGTAACTTTTGACCAAATGCTGATCTTGCAAATTTTGTAAACCCAAAACAAGTAGAGAGTACTCCATTAGAGTACCATTTGCGAAATACTATAATTAGAGttaaacgaatttttttttcttccaaagctACTATtaccaattcttcaatttttcaattttgcccctCGTTGCTATTGCTCATTCTCTTTGTAAGGGTAGTTGACCAGAGTCGATGAGGTCAATTCTGATTGTCGAAGGGTCGACAAGGTTGCACGACCCACACAATGGCTACTTGAGGTCACATGACAGCCTGGGTGATAGTCACTTGGGGTGGCCCACGGTTGTGTGACCTCGACTGTCGACGCTCATGGGCTTAAACCCCTAGCCAACAATTTGAACCCTTTGTCAAAGTCCGTGAAAgggtttgatttctttttaataacaaacaaaagaaaaattacaatgaAAGCCCttcgcaattttttttaaccaaatgCTACTTTACCCAAAGTTATTTTGCAAATAAGTTTTTATCAAACATAATTTGCATTTCTCTAAAAGATTTTAGCTTTCGATATTTATATTACATCCAAAGCCTATTTCTAAAGTTGAACTAAATTCACCCTAAATCTGATACTGCCCATCAAGGTCCAACGTGAGCCCAACAGACAATACAAGCCCACACAAGCCATCAAGCTCTCGGAAGGACCATCATGAAAAAATGTGGCTTGttgcttctcttcttttttggtttcatgGCTTTGGTTTCTATGAACTTCTTGAGAGAATGAGGCTGTAGACCTCAAATGTTCTATCGGATGCTTTCCACTATGCTGTAAGATCAGACGGTTCTCCGTGGTTGGGATTCGATCATTTTAGGCAAATGGGCTTGACCCGATCCAGCCCATAATCAGAGGCAAAACTCAAGTTGCTCTGTTTCtctctgcaatttttttttttcacacattCA
The window above is part of the Eucalyptus grandis isolate ANBG69807.140 chromosome 6, ASM1654582v1, whole genome shotgun sequence genome. Proteins encoded here:
- the LOC104442153 gene encoding uncharacterized protein LOC104442153, which codes for MELNGDLQGLIERAWALKDAIDGEINNSFGYCSFCSRHGHNCDIAGTAYKERERLSAIRDSLKNVESMLMYLQRLRSWQHLERHAALARLEDSRSVLLENVSQYQGRPLDVVRELNACFSDRKMVFNKIKSRDQKEKRNDNPADLKPHKRPGLGFIACCFKLLLSPWKWQEAVGIAVKLVVVSASISSTMSFISCKQQKWSSSKEFVSLRDPTEGGKDGSLVGISKRPLHVLNGRG